Proteins encoded in a region of the Isosphaeraceae bacterium EP7 genome:
- a CDS encoding mechanosensitive ion channel, protein MRSLKTLLLCIASATVWPTYFVLAAYMARIGPWPRGIARPASYLIASLAIAFWVSQIVRSLFRPEGWAEETLGIPRAVTRQVRAAVRVLIVGGLACLVPRGLLEGGLLAPSDRPISASVTGHLLGLAYGLVVWAVCFRLLRKNSPLIAWIDEATEKRGWVVRHRRQAAWTLLGIVATIVLLDASGYAYTARRLATAGLPSLAIISLSWAGRKLAVSAIEEHSWRWLSTGKLKGVVDNEKFPEALCKLVRLAIPAIGLLACGWVWEVDLALFRSIGGMPLWPIDQTTGLTVGDATQALVMLALTALVWKHISTLFELVVFPRMSDDPGTRYAILTLGRYLALAMGTLGVLSAVKLGVKEIGVVLAALGVGLGFGLQEIVSNFVSGIILLLERPIRVGDLVTVAGMTGTVDRINIRATTINNADNHSMIVPNRAFITGDLVNWTLKDKVIRVSIPLRVAQGSCPDRATDLLLMIAREDADVLRNPLPIAFMEGFGESSINLILHVHVPDPSLGGRVKHRLCTQIQKRFEAAGILMPPPTREVTLRQAESAGNDLTVVSRTSAKPAVEFRADPPVPTPTAPHMPRAVQPAPTAPIESRNRCEDE, encoded by the coding sequence ATGAGGTCGCTCAAGACGCTGCTGCTCTGCATCGCTTCCGCCACCGTCTGGCCCACCTATTTCGTGCTCGCGGCTTACATGGCCCGGATCGGCCCATGGCCTCGGGGCATCGCCCGGCCGGCCTCGTACCTCATCGCCTCCCTGGCGATCGCATTCTGGGTGAGCCAGATCGTTCGATCTCTCTTCCGCCCCGAAGGTTGGGCCGAGGAGACGCTCGGAATTCCGCGGGCCGTGACACGTCAGGTCCGCGCCGCGGTTCGGGTTCTGATCGTCGGCGGCCTGGCCTGCCTTGTGCCCCGCGGGCTCCTCGAGGGGGGCCTTCTCGCCCCGTCGGATCGGCCGATCTCGGCCTCGGTCACGGGCCACTTGCTGGGGCTGGCCTACGGCCTGGTCGTCTGGGCGGTCTGCTTCCGCCTTCTCCGGAAGAACTCGCCGCTCATTGCCTGGATCGACGAGGCCACCGAGAAGCGGGGCTGGGTCGTCCGGCATCGGAGGCAGGCGGCTTGGACCCTTCTGGGCATCGTCGCGACGATCGTGCTGCTCGATGCCTCGGGCTATGCCTACACCGCCCGGCGTCTGGCCACGGCAGGCCTCCCCTCGCTGGCGATCATCAGCCTGAGCTGGGCCGGGCGGAAGCTTGCGGTCTCGGCAATCGAGGAACACTCCTGGCGCTGGCTGTCCACCGGCAAGCTGAAGGGGGTCGTCGATAACGAGAAGTTTCCCGAGGCCCTATGCAAGCTCGTCCGCCTGGCCATTCCCGCGATCGGCCTGCTCGCCTGCGGATGGGTCTGGGAAGTCGACCTCGCACTGTTCCGGTCGATCGGTGGCATGCCGCTCTGGCCGATCGATCAGACAACCGGCCTGACGGTGGGCGACGCAACACAGGCCCTCGTCATGCTCGCCCTGACCGCCCTCGTCTGGAAGCACATTTCCACGCTGTTCGAGCTGGTCGTCTTCCCCAGGATGTCTGACGACCCCGGCACCCGCTACGCGATCCTCACGCTGGGCCGCTATCTCGCCCTGGCGATGGGGACGCTGGGAGTGCTCTCGGCGGTCAAGCTCGGCGTCAAGGAGATCGGTGTGGTGCTCGCCGCGCTCGGCGTCGGTCTTGGCTTCGGCTTGCAGGAGATTGTCTCGAACTTCGTCAGCGGCATCATCCTGTTGCTTGAGCGGCCGATCCGCGTGGGCGACCTCGTGACCGTGGCCGGCATGACGGGCACCGTGGACCGGATCAACATCCGCGCAACCACCATCAATAACGCCGACAATCACAGCATGATCGTGCCCAATCGGGCCTTCATCACCGGCGATCTCGTCAACTGGACGCTCAAGGACAAGGTGATCCGGGTGTCGATCCCGTTGCGGGTCGCCCAGGGAAGCTGCCCGGATCGCGCGACCGACCTCCTGCTGATGATCGCCCGAGAGGATGCGGACGTCCTGCGGAATCCACTGCCGATCGCCTTCATGGAGGGTTTCGGCGAGTCATCGATCAACCTGATCTTGCACGTCCATGTGCCCGACCCGAGCCTGGGCGGACGCGTGAAGCACCGGCTCTGCACCCAGATCCAGAAGCGATTCGAAGCCGCGGGGATCTTGATGCCGCCGCCCACCCGAGAGGTCACTCTCCGCCAGGCCGAATCGGCAGGCAACGACCTGACCGTGGTGAGC